CAGATGCCGGCGACCAGCACAGCCGGCAGCACTTCCATAGCCCGCTTCCACCCGCACATGGTCACGACCAGCCATAGCGGCACAATGATAGACAGGAACGGCAACTGGCGGCCAACGATCTGGCTGATATGCATCATATCAAGCTGGGTAACGTTGGCGGCGACGACAATTGGTATACCGATAGCGCCGAAGGCTACCGGTGCGGTGTTAGCAATGAGACAGATACCGGCAGCATAGATGGGGTTGAAGCCCAGACCCACCAGCATGGCGGCCGTAATCGCCACCGGCGTGCCGAAACCGGCCGTACCTTCAATGAAGGAACCGAAGGCGAAGGCGATGAACAGCGCTTGGAGGCGGCGGTCATCGGTAATAGAGGCTAATGAATTTTTAATAATTTCAAACTCACCGGATTCAACCGTCATATTATAAACCCAGATGGCAGTAACAACAATCCACACAATAGGGAAAATACCGAACATGGCGCCGTTTAAGGTAGCGCTGATGGCGAGCCCGGCAGGCATGCCCCAGACCAAAATGGCCAGCAGCACCGCCGAAGTCACGCCAACAATCGCGGCATGATGACCTTTTGACCGTCTGACGCCGAGCATATATAAAAGAATGAAGAGCGGAATAGCGGCAACCAATGCCGAAAGTCCAATGTTGCCAAGGGGATTATACACTTGCGTCCACGTCATTAAATACACTCCCTTGCTTTTTAATTTCTATTATTGGGGAAATTTTTTGTGCTCTTGTCACCTCCTTGCGCCCCATGGTTTTCTTAACTACCTCAGCATTACGCCAACACTATTGTACCAATTTTAAGAATACTGAGATAGTCATCGGCTAACACTTAACGCCATATAAAATACTTATATGCCTGCTCTTTGCAGTTATAACACGTGAAAAACCTAACTTTTAGGAATATTCGTGAAATTGTTTTGCAAAAAAAAGAAGTCGCCGTTAAAGTTCATTTAGTTCATAAACGTTATGAACTTAATTCTACGACGACTGCTTAAAATCCTTTTTGTTCTTGCTATCCGCCGCAATTTTATCATTATGTTCAAAGTTTTTAATAACAATATTAACCTTGCCGTTTTTCAATTTGAGCATAGCCTGTTCCACCATCGCCAAATGGTCGCGCATTCGCGCCCGCGCCAGTTGCGCATCCTTCGCGGCGACAGCTTCATAAATGGCGCAGTGCGACCGATGAAGGGCCTCCGGCATATGTTCCACCAAAAAAAGCCGCTGGCGGGAAGAGCGAAACGTATTGTTCATCAAGTCAGTAATGGTATTCATGACTTTGATCAGTACCATGTTGTTCGTCGCCCGCGCCAGGCTGCAATGAAAAGCAGCGTCGCCCAAGTCGCCAATATCGCCGGCGTTTACCTGCTCAACCATGCTGTTCATCGCCCGGTAAATGTCCTCCAGGTCCTGCGGCGTGGCCCGCAAGGCAGCGAGCGCCGCCGTTTCCACCTCCAGGATTTTGCGTACTTCCAACAGTTGCAGAACGTCAGCCGCATCGACCTGCAAAAGAAAGGATAGCGGCTCCAGCATCCCCTCGTAGGAAACCTGCCGAACAAAACTGCCCTCGCCTGGGCGGATGGTGATAATCCCCATCATTTCCAGGGCGCTAAAGGCTTCACGCACCGACGCCCGGCTGACATTCAGCCGCTCGCTGAGTTCGCGCTCAGAAAGCAGCTTATCGCCTGGCTGCAGTTTGCCCTCGACAATTAACTGCTTGATCTGCTCGACAATTTCTTCATACACTTTCCGCGTCTTAACCGGCTTAAACATATCGCCCTGCCTCCTATCAATACTTACGCAATCCGACAAAATCGGCGATAGCGATAAGCGTTTGGCGAATGGCGCCATCGAGACCGGCCGGTAAGGCTAAACGAGCTTCTTGCAGATAACGGCTGACATACTCGTAAGCATACTCGATGCCGCCACTGTCCTGCACAATCGCCAGTCCTTGCTTAAGACCAGGTTCATCCATGTCGCGGCTGATAACCAGTCGGCGCAATTCTTCCCGGCGGGGGCTGTGCTGCAAAGCGTATAACACCGGCAGGGTGATAATGCCCTGCCGCAGGTCATTGCCCGCCGGCTTGCCTAGTTGGGCTGAAGAAGCAGTGATATCCAGAATATCGTCGGTAATCTGAAAGGCCATACCCACCGCATGCCCGTACCGGCGCAGAGCCGCCACCTCGTCCGGCGCAAGGCCTGCCGACAGGCCGCCCAATTCGCAACTAGCCGCGATAAAATCGGCGGTTTTCTTGGCTATCCGCACCAAGTAATCCTCTTCCGACTGCTCGGCGCTAAACGTATCCCGAATTTGCAAAATTTCCCCCTCGCACATGGAACATACTACATCGGTGAGGATGCGCAGCATGGCGGGAGTGGCATGTTTGGCCACCGTCGAAAAAGCCTTGGCAAATAAAAAGTCGCCCGACAGGACGGATACATGGTTGCCCCAGCGGGAGTTGGCCGTAGGCAATCCCCGGCGGGTCGCGGCATTGTCGATAACGTCATCGTGAACCAAAGTAGCCATATGGATCATTTCGATAGCCACCGCAATTGGCAGCAGTGATGCTGTCTCGACCTGACGGCTTTTGGCGCACAAAAGATACAAGGCGGGCCGCAACCGTTTGCCGCCCGCCTGCAATAAGTGCCTTCCCACCTGAGTAAGTTGGTCAACGGGCGAGTGTATTATTTCTGACAGCGCCTGCTCAACAGCCAATAAATCAGCCTCGACTAAGGCAAACATGGTAGTTTTGGTCATGTGATCACCTGCGTAAGAGTCTTTTTTTATAATACACTATCGCCCTGTTACCGTCTACTATTTCTTTTTCTCAACCCGAATGGCGCAATCGGGGCAAATCATTTGGCAGATACCGCAGACAATGCATTTTTCCATATTGGCTTCGACGCGCGGCGTACCATAAACGCCCAGCCCTTCGGACCAGCCGATGCATTTAACCGGACATTTTTCCATGCACAGCCCGCAGCCCTTGCACAGTCCCGGGAATATACTCCACTGGCCTTTGCTGCTTTCGTATTTTACCGATTCCCAGTTAACTTTGGCCATTGTTTCCCCTCCTTACATCGAACCCTTAATAATTTCGTAGCCGCGCTCAAGGGCTTTAAAGTTCATATCGCGAAGCTCCGGATTGGCTT
This genomic stretch from Thermosinus carboxydivorans Nor1 harbors:
- a CDS encoding FadR/GntR family transcriptional regulator produces the protein MFKPVKTRKVYEEIVEQIKQLIVEGKLQPGDKLLSERELSERLNVSRASVREAFSALEMMGIITIRPGEGSFVRQVSYEGMLEPLSFLLQVDAADVLQLLEVRKILEVETAALAALRATPQDLEDIYRAMNSMVEQVNAGDIGDLGDAAFHCSLARATNNMVLIKVMNTITDLMNNTFRSSRQRLFLVEHMPEALHRSHCAIYEAVAAKDAQLARARMRDHLAMVEQAMLKLKNGKVNIVIKNFEHNDKIAADSKNKKDFKQSS
- a CDS encoding polyprenyl synthetase family protein, coding for MTKTTMFALVEADLLAVEQALSEIIHSPVDQLTQVGRHLLQAGGKRLRPALYLLCAKSRQVETASLLPIAVAIEMIHMATLVHDDVIDNAATRRGLPTANSRWGNHVSVLSGDFLFAKAFSTVAKHATPAMLRILTDVVCSMCEGEILQIRDTFSAEQSEEDYLVRIAKKTADFIAASCELGGLSAGLAPDEVAALRRYGHAVGMAFQITDDILDITASSAQLGKPAGNDLRQGIITLPVLYALQHSPRREELRRLVISRDMDEPGLKQGLAIVQDSGGIEYAYEYVSRYLQEARLALPAGLDGAIRQTLIAIADFVGLRKY
- a CDS encoding 4Fe-4S binding protein, whose amino-acid sequence is MAKVNWESVKYESSKGQWSIFPGLCKGCGLCMEKCPVKCIGWSEGLGVYGTPRVEANMEKCIVCGICQMICPDCAIRVEKKK